Proteins found in one Brachyspira murdochii DSM 12563 genomic segment:
- a CDS encoding BspA family leucine-rich repeat surface protein translates to MTREKYKPKTKEELIDLIEKKVKFNKIDTSFITDMSGIFENSILRNFSGIETWDTSKVENMMSMFEGAQSFNHDISCWNVSKVKNMKSMFCRALKFNQPLNNWDVSNVTNMENMFRLTKVFNQPLNNWNVSKVKNIDGMFWVAESFNQNLDSWVLSKNAKMYMAFYCSAMNDNTPIWYKN, encoded by the coding sequence ATGACTAGAGAAAAGTATAAACCAAAAACAAAAGAAGAATTAATAGATTTAATAGAGAAAAAAGTAAAATTTAATAAAATAGATACAAGTTTTATAACTGATATGTCTGGAATTTTTGAGAATTCTATATTAAGGAATTTCAGTGGTATTGAAACTTGGGATACATCTAAAGTAGAAAACATGATGAGTATGTTTGAAGGGGCTCAAAGTTTTAATCATGATATATCTTGCTGGAATGTGTCTAAAGTAAAAAATATGAAAAGTATGTTTTGCCGTGCTTTAAAATTTAATCAGCCTTTAAATAACTGGGATGTTTCTAATGTTACGAATATGGAGAACATGTTTAGGCTTACGAAAGTCTTTAATCAGCCTTTGAATAATTGGAATGTTAGTAAAGTAAAAAATATTGATGGTATGTTTTGGGTGGCAGAAAGTTTTAATCAGAATTTAGATTCTTGGGTATTATCAAAAAATGCAAAGATGTATATGGCTTTTTACTGTTCAGCTATGAATGATAATACACCTATTTGGTATAAAAATTAG